The Lagopus muta isolate bLagMut1 chromosome 8, bLagMut1 primary, whole genome shotgun sequence genome contains a region encoding:
- the FTCD gene encoding formimidoyltransferase-cyclodeaminase isoform X2, whose protein sequence is MAKLVECVPNFSEGCNKEVIEALGQAISRTPGCTLLDVDAGASTNRTVYTFVGTPEAVVEGALSAARVAWELIDMSQHKGEHPRIGALDVCPFVPVMNTSMEECVVCAHVFGQRLSEELGVPVYLYGEAARQESRRTLPAIRAGEYEALPKKLEKPEWAPDFGPPTFVPQWGATVTGARTFLIAYNINLLCTKELAHRIALNIREQGRGADQPGSLKKVQGIGWYLEEENIAQVSTNLLDFETTPLHAVYEEVCCNAEALKLPVVGSQLVGLIPKKAMMNAAEFYIKKEKLFILEEEHKIKLVVSRLGLDSLSPFNPRERIIEYLVQAGQEDKGLVAKPLGAFVRAVGGRSAAPGGGSVAATAASLGAALGCMVGLMSYGKRQFEQLDPIMRNVIPPLHQAMDELVAMVDADSRAFSSYMEAMKLPKSTPEEKERRAAAMQQGLKTAVEVPCTLAVKVNNLWSSLKMLAHHGNLACKSDLQVGAKMLEAAVFGAYFNVMINLKDITDEKFKTETSQMVTGLLEEAKQGSALVLALLEKREA, encoded by the exons ATGGCCAAGCTGGTGGAGTGTGTCCCCAACTTCTCAGAGGGATGCAACAAGGAG GTGATCGAGGCGCTGGGGCAGGCCATCTCCCGGACACCAGGCTGCACACTGTTGGATGTGGATGCTGGTGCCTCCACCAACCGTACTGTTTACACCTTTGTGGGAACCCCTGAGGCTGTTGTTGAAGGGGCACTGAGCGCAGCCCGCGTGGCTTGGGAGCTCATTGACATGAGTCAGCACAAGG GTGAACATCCTCGCATTGGGGCCCTGGACGTCTGCCCCTTTGTGCCAGTGATGAACACCAGCATGGAAGAGTGTGTTGTTTGTGCCCACGTCTTTGGGCAGCGCTTATCAGAGGAGCTGGGAGTGCCTG TTTACCTGTACGGagaggcagccaggcaggagagcaggagaaCCCTGCCTGCCATCCGTGCTGGGGAATACGAGGCGCTCCCCAAGAAG ctTGAAAAACCTGAGTGGGCTCCTGATTTTGGGCCCCCAACCTTTGTTCCCCAGTGGGGGGCCACAGTGACGGGGGCCCGGACCTTCCTGATTGCATACAACATCAACCTGCTGTGCACCAAGGAGCTGGCACACCGCATCGCCCTTAACATCCGTGAGCAGGGTCGTGGCGCCGACCAG CCTGGAAGCTTGAAAAAGGTGCAAGGCATTGGTTGGTATTTGGAGGAGGAGAACATAGCCCAGGTTTCAACAAATCTCCTGGACTTTGAGACCACACCGCTCCATGCTGTCTATGAGGAGGTCTGCTGTAACGCAGAG GCTCTGAAGCTCCCTGTGGTGGGATCCCAGCTGGTGGGGCTCATTCCCAAGAAAGCCATGATGAATGCAGCCGAGTTTTAcatcaagaaggaaaaactcTTCATACTGGAAGAGGAACACAAGATCAAACTG GTTGTCAGCCGGCTCGGCCTGGACTCCCTGTCTCCATTCAACCCCCGGGAGCGCATCATTGA GTACCTGGTGCAGGCAGGACAGGAGGACAAGGGGCTGGTTGCAAAGCCACTGGGTGCCTTTGTGCGAGCAGTCGGCGGGAGGTCAGCAGCGCCAGGAGGAGGATCAGTGGCTGCAACTGCGGCCTCTCTG GGAGCGGCCCTGGGCTGCATGGTGGGGTTGATGAGCTATGGGAAGCGGCAGTTCGAGCAGCTGGATCCCATCATGAGGAACGTGATCCCTCCCCTCCACCAGGCCATGGATGAGCTGGTTGCCATGGTGGATGCCGACTCCCGTGCCTTCAGCAGCTATatg GAAGCTATGAAGCTGCCAAAAAGCACccctgaggagaaagaaag GCGAGCGGCTGCCATGCAGCAGGGGCTGAAAACAGCAGTGGAAGTGCCCTGCACCCTGGCAGTGAAGGTGAACAACCTCTGGTCCTCACTGAAGATGCTGGCGCACCATGGCAACCTGGCCTGCAAATCTGACCTTCAG GTGGGAGCCAAaatgctggaagcagcagtgtttgGAGCCTATTTTAATGTCATGATCAATCTCAAAGACATAACAGATGAGAAATTCAAGACTGAG
- the FTCD gene encoding formimidoyltransferase-cyclodeaminase isoform X1: MAKLVECVPNFSEGCNKEVIEALGQAISRTPGCTLLDVDAGASTNRTVYTFVGTPEAVVEGALSAARVAWELIDMSQHKGEHPRIGALDVCPFVPVMNTSMEECVVCAHVFGQRLSEELGVPVYLYGEAARQESRRTLPAIRAGEYEALPKKLEKPEWAPDFGPPTFVPQWGATVTGARTFLIAYNINLLCTKELAHRIALNIREQGRGADQPGSLKKVQGIGWYLEEENIAQVSTNLLDFETTPLHAVYEEVCCNAEALKLPVVGSQLVGLIPKKAMMNAAEFYIKKEKLFILEEEHKIKLVVSRLGLDSLSPFNPRERIIEYLVQAGQEDKGLVAKPLGAFVRAVGGRSAAPGGGSVAATAASLGAALGCMVGLMSYGKRQFEQLDPIMRNVIPPLHQAMDELVAMVDADSRAFSSYMEAMKLPKSTPEEKERRAAAMQQGLKTAVEVPCTLAVKVNNLWSSLKMLAHHGNLACKSDLQVGAKMLEAAVFGAYFNVMINLKDITDEKFKTETSQMVTGLLEEAKQGSALVLALLEKREA, from the exons ATGGCCAAGCTGGTGGAGTGTGTCCCCAACTTCTCAGAGGGATGCAACAAGGAG GTGATCGAGGCGCTGGGGCAGGCCATCTCCCGGACACCAGGCTGCACACTGTTGGATGTGGATGCTGGTGCCTCCACCAACCGTACTGTTTACACCTTTGTGGGAACCCCTGAGGCTGTTGTTGAAGGGGCACTGAGCGCAGCCCGCGTGGCTTGGGAGCTCATTGACATGAGTCAGCACAAGG GTGAACATCCTCGCATTGGGGCCCTGGACGTCTGCCCCTTTGTGCCAGTGATGAACACCAGCATGGAAGAGTGTGTTGTTTGTGCCCACGTCTTTGGGCAGCGCTTATCAGAGGAGCTGGGAGTGCCTG TTTACCTGTACGGagaggcagccaggcaggagagcaggagaaCCCTGCCTGCCATCCGTGCTGGGGAATACGAGGCGCTCCCCAAGAAG ctTGAAAAACCTGAGTGGGCTCCTGATTTTGGGCCCCCAACCTTTGTTCCCCAGTGGGGGGCCACAGTGACGGGGGCCCGGACCTTCCTGATTGCATACAACATCAACCTGCTGTGCACCAAGGAGCTGGCACACCGCATCGCCCTTAACATCCGTGAGCAGGGTCGTGGCGCCGACCAG CCTGGAAGCTTGAAAAAGGTGCAAGGCATTGGTTGGTATTTGGAGGAGGAGAACATAGCCCAGGTTTCAACAAATCTCCTGGACTTTGAGACCACACCGCTCCATGCTGTCTATGAGGAGGTCTGCTGTAACGCAGAG GCTCTGAAGCTCCCTGTGGTGGGATCCCAGCTGGTGGGGCTCATTCCCAAGAAAGCCATGATGAATGCAGCCGAGTTTTAcatcaagaaggaaaaactcTTCATACTGGAAGAGGAACACAAGATCAAACTG GTTGTCAGCCGGCTCGGCCTGGACTCCCTGTCTCCATTCAACCCCCGGGAGCGCATCATTGA GTACCTGGTGCAGGCAGGACAGGAGGACAAGGGGCTGGTTGCAAAGCCACTGGGTGCCTTTGTGCGAGCAGTCGGCGGGAGGTCAGCAGCGCCAGGAGGAGGATCAGTGGCTGCAACTGCGGCCTCTCTG GGAGCGGCCCTGGGCTGCATGGTGGGGTTGATGAGCTATGGGAAGCGGCAGTTCGAGCAGCTGGATCCCATCATGAGGAACGTGATCCCTCCCCTCCACCAGGCCATGGATGAGCTGGTTGCCATGGTGGATGCCGACTCCCGTGCCTTCAGCAGCTATatg GAAGCTATGAAGCTGCCAAAAAGCACccctgaggagaaagaaag GCGAGCGGCTGCCATGCAGCAGGGGCTGAAAACAGCAGTGGAAGTGCCCTGCACCCTGGCAGTGAAGGTGAACAACCTCTGGTCCTCACTGAAGATGCTGGCGCACCATGGCAACCTGGCCTGCAAATCTGACCTTCAG GTGGGAGCCAAaatgctggaagcagcagtgtttgGAGCCTATTTTAATGTCATGATCAATCTCAAAGACATAACAGATGAGAAATTCAAGACTGAG ACATCGCAGATGGTCACCgggctgctggaggaggcaAAGCAAGGCTCAGCACTTGTGTTGGCACTGCTGGAGAAACGAGAAGCTTGA